From Thermoanaerobaculum aquaticum, one genomic window encodes:
- a CDS encoding DUF4153 domain-containing protein yields MKERSRYWLVAGLLALAFDRLFWNVDHGINFPLFAVLCVAGGFLVLGKEGHRPAPSVFLLVLPLGFFAWGSFCRLEPLAHVLSCAWVLLFMGLLAVYYRTSEWWRTDVWQTLWSFLKLLTTAVAHGFIYRSPNPSPGQGEPAPKPGWIAPVVRGLLVALPVTGLFALLLARADAVFARYLASWFSFRALAEAVFRLSYMLFGAYLLVGVFTFVARETEKEPAQSRQHGTVSSFLGGIEANVVLAAVDVLFSFFVLIQVRYFFAGKANLEELGLTYSEYARRGFGELLAVAFLSLVLILGLQRSTEQQSARGQRLFLALSVLLVLLVGVILLSAFQRLGLYEEAYGFTRARLYAHTLMVWIGVALGAVLALELAKARRWVVHGLLLSAVGFSAHLVASSVDARVARANVARFASGANLDVAYLAYLSSDAVPAMSRLFQDPRLPQSSREALGASLICWTWRHRNWNAPAPWQEFHLSRWRARRALAAVMPSLAGYQKEETSEGKTVRTPSGQTFSCIAACR; encoded by the coding sequence GTGAAAGAGCGATCGAGGTACTGGCTTGTGGCGGGGCTCCTGGCCCTAGCGTTCGATAGGCTCTTTTGGAACGTTGACCACGGCATCAACTTTCCCCTCTTTGCCGTTCTTTGCGTAGCTGGGGGGTTCTTGGTGCTTGGAAAGGAGGGCCACCGGCCGGCCCCCTCGGTGTTTCTCCTGGTCCTGCCGTTGGGGTTTTTCGCCTGGGGGTCGTTCTGTAGGCTGGAACCGCTGGCGCATGTGCTGAGCTGTGCCTGGGTTTTGCTTTTCATGGGCCTCCTGGCCGTGTACTACCGGACAAGCGAATGGTGGCGGACGGACGTCTGGCAAACCCTGTGGTCCTTCTTGAAGTTGCTGACCACCGCCGTGGCTCACGGCTTCATTTACCGATCCCCTAACCCATCGCCGGGGCAAGGCGAGCCGGCACCCAAACCGGGCTGGATAGCGCCGGTGGTGCGCGGCCTGCTGGTGGCGCTGCCGGTAACAGGCCTTTTTGCTTTGCTCCTTGCACGAGCCGATGCGGTTTTTGCCCGGTATCTCGCTTCATGGTTTTCCTTCCGGGCTCTGGCGGAAGCGGTTTTTCGCTTGAGCTACATGCTGTTTGGGGCGTACCTGCTGGTGGGTGTCTTTACCTTCGTGGCCCGGGAAACCGAAAAAGAGCCAGCCCAAAGCCGGCAGCATGGGACCGTTTCTTCGTTCCTCGGGGGAATCGAGGCCAACGTGGTGCTGGCCGCGGTGGATGTGCTGTTTTCCTTCTTCGTGCTTATTCAGGTTCGCTATTTCTTTGCGGGCAAGGCTAACCTGGAGGAGCTCGGGCTCACCTATTCCGAGTACGCCCGTCGCGGGTTTGGCGAGCTGCTGGCTGTGGCCTTCTTGAGTTTGGTGCTGATCCTGGGCTTGCAAAGGTCCACCGAGCAGCAAAGCGCACGCGGGCAGCGCCTGTTTTTAGCGCTTTCGGTGCTGCTGGTTTTGCTGGTGGGCGTGATCCTGCTTTCGGCCTTCCAGCGCCTGGGCCTTTACGAGGAAGCTTACGGTTTTACCCGTGCCCGGCTTTACGCTCACACCCTCATGGTGTGGATTGGGGTGGCGTTGGGAGCAGTGCTGGCGCTGGAGCTGGCCAAGGCCAGGCGGTGGGTGGTTCACGGTTTGCTGCTTTCGGCCGTTGGTTTTTCCGCCCATCTCGTGGCCTCCAGCGTTGACGCCCGGGTAGCCAGGGCCAACGTGGCGAGGTTTGCTTCCGGGGCCAACTTGGACGTGGCTTACCTGGCGTACCTTTCCTCCGACGCCGTTCCCGCTATGAGCCGTTTGTTCCAGGATCCCCGCCTGCCCCAGAGCAGCCGGGAAGCGCTGGGAGCCTCGCTTATCTGCTGGACCTGGCGTCACCGGAACTGGAACGCCCCGGCACCCTGGCAGGAGTTCCACCTCTCCCGCTGGCGTGCCCGGCGGGCCCTGGCCGCGGTGATGCCTTCGCTTGCGGGCTACCAGAAGGAGGAGACCTCAGAAGGGAAAACCGTCCGCACCCCCTCCGGGCAGACCTTCAGCTGCATCGCAGCTTGCCGGTAG
- a CDS encoding TonB-dependent receptor — MRKVVLALFLLVTTTLPTAAAELKGRVLASDTGKPLAGAKLEVRELGLSATTDGQGQFVLEVGAQAQLTLVVTYPGYYPVNQRVTLPAPALELSLAPVRPFTEQVEVRASRAQTGKDPATFTNLPRERIEESYYGQDPAMLLAATVPGFFAYNDNGHGIGYSYFTIRGFGQARTRVSLNGAPLNDAESGELFFIDLADFLATAGDIQVQRGVFGLSGMGGAVDITTAPASMEPSFQLHLGAGSYNTQRLTLRYDSGLVGGQWALTARYSKITTDGYRDQSWVDMWNYFFSLSHFGQRSRTRLVLFGGPEQTHLAYYGIPKSVLEGGRTGNADRDRKFNPLTYPGEIDNFHQPHFQLISELRLSPNTELTQTFYLFQGDGYYDQFKTNRKLVEYNLPNITLPDGTVIRRTDLVRRRTVDEWDAGWVPTLSWQKGNWALELAGELRLHKAHHYGQVTWAQYYPPGVPPNRRYYDYQVDKQSSALRLKASYRLTDDLLAVAGLGYAHHRYELSKDRLKGQAFTDNFDFLLPQAGLLWRVKEGQEAYLNVARGMREPNFRQLYDPQDYYGTRAYLDPEDVWDWEAGYRLRGERFSARVNAFYMRFANEIVWAGALDDSGVPIYGNGARSVHKGLELEGSWSPSPNFGVDAALTLSRNTFTRYREYGYDGTFTSYDGNRIAGYPDTLLLVTARGQLAGFQAALTLRAVDRFYLDNTQDNRKNPEARRQPGYVPLVNPGFAVVDLTLRRPLPELATTLGLSQLGAELRVNNLLDKKYTAFGYVDYGEPQFIPAAPRHYYLGFSLGL, encoded by the coding sequence ATGAGAAAGGTTGTTTTGGCGCTTTTTTTGTTGGTCACCACCACCCTCCCGACGGCGGCGGCGGAGCTCAAAGGGCGCGTGCTCGCCAGCGATACCGGCAAACCACTGGCCGGGGCCAAGCTGGAGGTGCGCGAGCTGGGGCTTTCCGCCACCACCGACGGGCAAGGCCAGTTCGTGCTGGAGGTGGGGGCGCAAGCCCAGCTCACCCTGGTGGTGACGTACCCGGGGTATTACCCCGTAAACCAGCGGGTCACCTTGCCCGCCCCGGCGCTGGAGCTTTCGCTGGCGCCGGTGAGGCCGTTTACCGAGCAGGTGGAGGTGAGGGCCAGCCGCGCCCAAACTGGCAAGGACCCCGCCACCTTCACCAACCTGCCCAGGGAGCGCATTGAGGAAAGCTACTACGGGCAGGACCCCGCCATGCTTTTGGCAGCCACGGTGCCGGGGTTTTTTGCCTACAACGACAACGGCCACGGCATCGGCTACAGCTACTTCACCATTCGCGGTTTTGGCCAGGCCCGCACCCGAGTGAGCCTTAACGGCGCTCCCCTCAACGACGCCGAGTCGGGCGAGCTGTTCTTCATTGACCTGGCCGATTTTCTGGCCACCGCCGGGGACATTCAGGTGCAGCGCGGTGTTTTCGGGCTTTCGGGGATGGGAGGCGCGGTGGACATCACCACCGCCCCCGCCAGCATGGAGCCTTCCTTCCAGTTGCACCTGGGGGCCGGCTCTTACAACACCCAGAGGCTCACGTTGCGCTACGACTCGGGCCTGGTGGGCGGACAGTGGGCCCTTACCGCCCGCTACTCCAAGATCACTACCGATGGCTACCGCGACCAGTCCTGGGTGGACATGTGGAACTACTTTTTCTCCTTAAGCCACTTCGGCCAGCGCTCCCGCACCCGGCTGGTGCTCTTCGGGGGTCCCGAGCAAACCCACCTGGCGTACTACGGCATCCCCAAGTCGGTGCTGGAAGGTGGGCGCACCGGAAATGCGGATAGGGACCGTAAGTTCAACCCCCTGACCTACCCCGGAGAAATTGACAACTTCCACCAGCCCCATTTCCAGCTAATTTCCGAGCTGCGGCTTTCCCCCAACACCGAACTCACGCAAACGTTTTACCTGTTCCAGGGGGACGGCTACTACGATCAGTTCAAGACCAACCGCAAGCTGGTGGAGTACAACCTGCCCAACATCACGTTGCCCGACGGCACCGTCATCCGCCGCACCGACCTGGTGCGCCGGCGCACGGTGGACGAGTGGGATGCCGGCTGGGTGCCTACCCTTTCCTGGCAAAAGGGCAACTGGGCGCTGGAGCTGGCCGGTGAGCTGCGCCTCCACAAGGCCCACCACTACGGGCAGGTGACCTGGGCCCAGTACTACCCGCCGGGCGTTCCCCCCAACCGCCGCTACTACGACTACCAGGTGGACAAGCAGAGCTCAGCTCTTCGCCTCAAGGCCTCGTACAGGCTTACCGATGACCTCCTGGCGGTAGCCGGTTTGGGCTACGCCCATCACCGCTACGAGCTTTCCAAGGACCGGCTCAAGGGGCAGGCCTTTACCGACAACTTTGACTTCCTGCTGCCGCAAGCGGGGCTTTTGTGGCGGGTGAAGGAAGGGCAGGAGGCTTATCTCAACGTGGCCCGGGGCATGCGGGAGCCCAACTTCCGCCAGCTTTACGACCCCCAGGACTACTACGGCACCCGGGCGTACCTGGACCCCGAGGACGTGTGGGACTGGGAGGCCGGCTACCGCCTGCGGGGCGAGCGCTTTTCCGCCCGCGTTAACGCTTTTTACATGCGCTTTGCCAACGAAATCGTGTGGGCCGGCGCTCTCGATGACAGCGGCGTGCCCATTTACGGCAACGGCGCGCGCTCGGTGCACAAGGGCCTGGAGCTGGAGGGGAGCTGGTCGCCTTCACCCAACTTTGGTGTGGATGCGGCGCTCACGCTTTCCCGCAACACCTTTACCCGCTACCGCGAGTACGGCTATGACGGCACGTTCACCTCTTACGACGGCAACCGCATTGCCGGCTATCCCGACACGCTGCTGCTGGTCACCGCCCGCGGCCAGCTGGCGGGCTTCCAGGCCGCCCTTACCCTGCGGGCCGTGGACCGCTTTTACCTGGACAACACCCAGGACAACCGCAAGAACCCCGAGGCCCGCCGCCAGCCGGGCTACGTGCCGCTGGTGAACCCTGGCTTTGCGGTGGTGGACCTCACCCTCCGCCGCCCGCTGCCGGAGCTGGCCACCACCCTGGGGCTTTCTCAGCTCGGTGCGGAGCTCCGGGTGAACAACCTCCTGGACAAGAAGTACACCGCCTTTGGCTACGTGGACTACGGGGAGCCACAGTTCATCCCCGCAGCCCCGCGGCATTACTACCTGGGCTTCAGTTTGGGCCTTTGA
- a CDS encoding arsenate reductase ArsC, whose translation MQKYRVLILCTGNSCRSQMAEGWVRHLLGDRVEVASAGTHPAGYVHPMAIKVMAEEGVIISRQRSKSVAQFANDTWDLVITVCDSAREECPYFPGAKEQIHISFPDPALVGGPREIQEEAYRTVRDAIRQRLVPEVERRCRAGASGSAGAAEAASES comes from the coding sequence ATGCAGAAATACAGGGTCTTGATCCTCTGCACCGGCAACTCCTGCCGCTCGCAAATGGCCGAAGGCTGGGTGCGTCACCTCCTGGGTGACCGCGTGGAGGTGGCCTCTGCGGGGACCCACCCGGCGGGGTATGTTCACCCCATGGCCATCAAGGTCATGGCCGAAGAAGGAGTCATCATTTCTCGCCAGCGGTCAAAATCGGTGGCCCAATTTGCCAATGACACCTGGGATTTGGTCATCACCGTTTGCGACAGCGCCCGGGAAGAATGCCCCTACTTTCCCGGCGCCAAGGAACAAATCCACATTTCGTTCCCTGACCCTGCCCTGGTGGGGGGACCTCGGGAGATACAGGAAGAGGCCTATCGCACGGTCCGCGACGCCATCCGCCAGCGCCTGGTCCCCGAGGTGGAACGCCGCTGCCGCGCGGGGGCTAGCGGCTCCGCCGGTGCTGCCGAGGCTGCCTCGGAGAGCTAG
- a CDS encoding S41 family peptidase codes for MRFLAGVLTVGLAVAVHGEEVRLARFPAPSPDGQTVVFSWQGDLWAVPAQGGRAQRLTADPGYDWGAVWDASGRFLAFASDREGSDDVLLLSWPEGRTKRLTFHEAADIPQGFQGSGVVFVSRRHEAWNRKNTVYTVAVTGGTEKLLTKILALEAVPSPDGRFLALVRGSTPDSRRHYRGSANRDLWLLELQTGNLVRLTETLWDEDHVSWAGSDALIFRSDNGGDDRNVFRLNLADRKLTQLTHHQGGDVRYPKASANGAIVAYEFGDGLYVVSASGGEPRRLAVEVATDALEDDMERAVLRDQASEVVPSPDGSQVALVVRGDVYVTARRSKELSAISGPVTVRVTHTPAWERDVTWTPDGKALFYASDRFGQYDLFRAEPASGSSFVKATSFREERLTASDEDERKPRVSPDGKLLAYLVGKGNLTVAELSGRNPRTLFTHWGDVEFAFSPDSQWIAFSRDDEHFNTDIFIIPVAGGQAVNVSQHPDEDRNPVWSPDGRRLYWLSRRHERTFDLWAVYLTKADHERTPEQWVALFEEEDKAAKKDEAKGEKKVTVRIDFPGINERARAVTELPGDEGEFVVASDARTVVFVAEPDGQRDLYKVRFDGKELKRLTESDARPSQLAFLKEGKLVLYRGAKGTVESVNLEGKPGDPVKFEALFTVSRRALRAQVFQEAWRELDRNFYDPHFHGYNWRAIGERYQKLSDVAFADRDFEQVVNWMLGELNASHMGFRRNERGEPVQTGVLGVEVEPAADGLGVIVTEVLEDTPAAREDVGLKVGDRILAVNGEPVNAQRNFFALLEGMVGHPVRLTVKNPAGEREVTVKPASLDEVRQARYRAWVKERRAIVEKLSGGKLGYIHIQGMDAPSLEEFQRELFAAASGKQGLLIDVRNNGGGWTTDYLMAILNVKRHAWTVPRGMDPSLRGYPQDRLPLPAWTRPAAALCDEASYSNAEIFSWAFKTLKRGPLVGMTTFGAVISTGGTRLIDGSFVRLPFRGWYVAGSGINMERQGCEPDVLVFQPPQQDLDKENDAQLARAVEVLLAQLPADPRDLPW; via the coding sequence ATGCGCTTTTTAGCCGGAGTTCTTACGGTTGGATTGGCAGTGGCGGTTCACGGTGAAGAGGTGCGGTTGGCCCGTTTCCCGGCCCCTTCGCCGGATGGGCAAACGGTGGTTTTTAGCTGGCAGGGCGACCTGTGGGCGGTGCCCGCCCAGGGGGGGCGAGCCCAGCGGCTCACCGCCGACCCCGGCTACGACTGGGGCGCCGTTTGGGATGCCAGCGGGCGCTTTTTGGCTTTTGCTTCCGATCGGGAGGGCAGCGACGACGTGCTGCTGTTGTCCTGGCCCGAAGGGAGGACCAAGCGTTTGACCTTCCACGAAGCGGCCGACATTCCCCAGGGCTTCCAGGGCTCCGGGGTAGTGTTCGTTTCCCGCCGCCATGAGGCGTGGAACCGCAAAAACACCGTCTACACCGTGGCGGTCACCGGGGGCACCGAAAAGCTGCTCACGAAGATCCTCGCCCTGGAGGCGGTGCCCTCGCCGGATGGGCGTTTTCTCGCCCTGGTACGCGGTAGCACCCCGGACAGCCGCCGGCATTACCGGGGTTCGGCCAACCGCGACCTCTGGCTTTTGGAGCTGCAAACCGGAAACCTGGTGAGGCTTACCGAAACCCTGTGGGATGAGGATCACGTCTCCTGGGCCGGTAGCGACGCGTTGATTTTCCGTTCGGACAACGGTGGCGATGACCGCAACGTGTTCCGCCTGAACCTCGCCGACCGCAAGCTCACGCAGCTCACCCACCACCAGGGCGGGGACGTGCGCTACCCCAAGGCCTCGGCCAACGGGGCCATCGTGGCCTACGAGTTTGGCGATGGGCTTTACGTGGTTTCCGCCAGTGGCGGCGAGCCCCGGCGCCTGGCGGTGGAGGTGGCCACCGACGCGCTGGAAGACGACATGGAGCGGGCAGTGCTGCGGGATCAAGCCTCAGAGGTGGTGCCCTCTCCCGACGGCAGCCAGGTGGCCCTGGTGGTGCGCGGGGACGTGTACGTCACGGCCAGGAGGAGCAAGGAGCTTTCCGCCATTTCCGGGCCGGTCACGGTGCGGGTGACCCACACGCCGGCGTGGGAAAGGGATGTGACCTGGACCCCCGATGGCAAAGCCCTCTTTTACGCTTCCGACCGCTTTGGCCAGTACGACCTCTTCCGAGCGGAGCCGGCCAGCGGCAGCTCCTTCGTGAAGGCCACCTCGTTCCGGGAGGAGCGGTTGACCGCGTCCGATGAAGACGAGCGCAAGCCGCGGGTTTCCCCCGACGGCAAGCTCCTGGCGTACCTGGTGGGGAAGGGGAACCTCACGGTCGCCGAGCTTTCCGGCCGCAACCCCAGGACGCTTTTCACCCACTGGGGGGACGTGGAGTTTGCCTTTTCCCCGGATAGCCAGTGGATTGCCTTTTCCCGCGACGACGAGCACTTCAACACCGATATCTTCATCATCCCCGTGGCCGGCGGGCAGGCGGTAAACGTGAGCCAGCACCCGGACGAGGACCGCAACCCCGTATGGTCCCCGGACGGCCGGCGTCTCTACTGGCTTTCCCGTCGGCACGAGCGCACCTTCGACCTGTGGGCGGTGTACCTCACCAAGGCCGACCACGAGCGAACGCCGGAGCAATGGGTAGCGCTCTTCGAGGAGGAAGACAAGGCGGCCAAGAAGGATGAGGCCAAGGGCGAAAAAAAAGTCACGGTGCGCATTGACTTTCCGGGCATCAACGAGCGGGCCCGGGCGGTCACGGAGCTTCCGGGTGACGAGGGCGAGTTTGTGGTGGCCAGCGATGCCCGCACCGTGGTTTTTGTGGCCGAGCCCGATGGCCAACGGGACCTCTACAAGGTGCGGTTTGACGGGAAGGAGCTCAAGCGCCTCACCGAGTCGGACGCCCGGCCCTCGCAGTTGGCCTTCCTCAAGGAGGGCAAGCTGGTTCTGTACCGGGGGGCCAAGGGCACGGTGGAAAGCGTGAATCTGGAAGGCAAACCGGGGGACCCGGTGAAGTTTGAGGCGCTCTTTACCGTGTCGCGGAGGGCTTTGCGCGCCCAGGTGTTCCAGGAAGCCTGGCGGGAGCTGGATCGCAACTTCTACGATCCGCACTTCCACGGTTACAACTGGCGGGCCATCGGTGAGCGCTACCAGAAGCTCAGCGATGTGGCCTTTGCCGACCGCGATTTCGAGCAGGTGGTGAACTGGATGCTGGGGGAGCTCAACGCCTCCCACATGGGCTTCCGCCGCAACGAACGGGGGGAGCCGGTGCAAACCGGCGTGCTGGGTGTGGAGGTGGAGCCCGCTGCCGACGGCCTGGGTGTGATCGTTACCGAAGTGCTGGAGGATACCCCTGCGGCCCGGGAGGACGTGGGCCTTAAGGTGGGGGACCGCATCCTGGCGGTGAACGGCGAACCCGTGAACGCCCAGCGCAACTTCTTCGCGCTTCTGGAAGGCATGGTGGGCCACCCGGTGAGGCTCACGGTGAAAAACCCGGCGGGGGAGCGGGAGGTTACCGTTAAACCGGCCAGCTTGGACGAGGTGCGGCAGGCCCGCTACCGTGCCTGGGTGAAGGAGCGGCGGGCCATCGTGGAGAAGCTTTCCGGCGGCAAGCTGGGCTACATCCACATTCAAGGCATGGACGCGCCTTCCCTGGAGGAGTTCCAGCGGGAGCTGTTTGCCGCCGCGTCCGGCAAGCAGGGGCTTTTAATTGACGTGCGCAACAACGGCGGCGGCTGGACCACCGATTACCTCATGGCCATCCTCAACGTGAAGCGGCACGCCTGGACCGTCCCCCGGGGCATGGACCCGTCCCTTCGCGGTTACCCCCAGGACCGCCTGCCGTTGCCGGCGTGGACGCGCCCGGCGGCAGCCCTTTGCGACGAAGCCAGCTACTCCAACGCCGAAATCTTCTCCTGGGCGTTCAAGACCTTAAAACGCGGGCCGCTGGTGGGCATGACCACCTTTGGGGCGGTAATTTCTACCGGTGGCACCCGCTTAATTGACGGTTCCTTCGTGCGTTTGCCTTTCCGCGGCTGGTACGTGGCGGGTTCGGGGATCAACATGGAGCGCCAGGGCTGTGAACCCGACGTTTTGGTTTTCCAACCGCCCCAGCAGGATTTGGACAAGGAGAACGACGCCCAGCTGGCCAGAGCGGTGGAGGTGCTTTTGGCCCAGCTCCCCGCCGATCCCAGGGACCTGCCGTGGTAG
- a CDS encoding secondary thiamine-phosphate synthase enzyme YjbQ gives MKSYTKTLTFHTPTRVAFINITPEVEKAVAESGVREGLCLVNAMHITASVFINDDEPGLHRDFARWLEELAPHDVKRWEHNRTGEDNGDAHAKRQIMGREVVVAITNGQLHFGPWEQIFYGEFDGQRPKRVLIKIIGD, from the coding sequence ATGAAGTCCTACACCAAAACCCTGACGTTCCACACGCCCACCCGGGTGGCCTTCATCAACATCACCCCGGAGGTGGAAAAGGCCGTAGCCGAATCGGGGGTGCGGGAAGGGCTTTGCCTGGTGAACGCCATGCACATCACCGCCAGCGTCTTCATCAACGACGACGAACCGGGCTTGCACCGGGACTTCGCCCGCTGGCTGGAGGAGCTGGCCCCCCACGATGTGAAGCGGTGGGAACACAACCGCACCGGCGAGGACAACGGCGACGCCCACGCCAAAAGGCAAATCATGGGCCGCGAGGTGGTGGTGGCCATCACCAACGGCCAACTGCACTTTGGCCCCTGGGAGCAGATCTTTTACGGCGAGTTCGATGGGCAAAGGCCCAAGCGGGTGCTCATCAAGATCATTGGCGATTAG
- a CDS encoding MFS transporter, with protein sequence MQTASPAGFIQDHRPLLWATALGSFLPPFLGSSLNVALPVIGRELQATAFELGLIVNAFLIAAAGMLVPLGRWADACGRARVFTWGLLGQALCSAAAIFTRSVPALLLVRAAQGVAAAATFATAVALVAQVAPAGQKGKLLGANTAAVYLGLTLGPPTGGLLTQHLGWRSVFGASALLALGGWALARPWGREKSPREGVAQPASLWLFAAGVSLVLGGLAMTRVQGRFAALAALGAIAVVLSFRGSSNLPLEPALFRNTAFTFSNLAALIHYAATFSVSLFLALYLQVVGGLSPKATGFLLLAQPLLMALLSPVAGSVSDRWEPRWVASAGMALTAGGLLVLSSAQLRVSLFQVISGLALLGIGFALFSSPNTHAVMGQAPTKLLSAASATLALMRLTGQAGSLVLASFFLPASSLDTQAGKLLVPGMQANLWVASLLCLVGMVFSLARGNVHG encoded by the coding sequence GTGCAGACGGCAAGCCCTGCGGGTTTCATCCAAGATCACCGTCCGCTGTTGTGGGCTACAGCTCTGGGTTCGTTCTTACCGCCTTTTTTGGGGTCCTCCCTGAACGTGGCCCTGCCGGTGATTGGCCGGGAGCTCCAGGCCACCGCCTTTGAGCTTGGGTTAATCGTCAACGCCTTCCTCATTGCCGCCGCCGGCATGCTGGTGCCCCTGGGACGCTGGGCCGATGCCTGCGGCCGCGCCCGGGTGTTCACCTGGGGGCTTTTGGGACAAGCTCTCTGCTCGGCGGCAGCGATCTTTACCCGGTCGGTGCCGGCGCTTTTGCTGGTGCGGGCAGCGCAAGGGGTGGCTGCTGCCGCTACCTTTGCCACCGCCGTGGCTCTGGTGGCCCAGGTGGCACCGGCGGGGCAAAAGGGGAAGCTCCTGGGAGCCAACACCGCTGCGGTGTACCTGGGGCTTACCCTGGGGCCCCCCACCGGCGGCCTGCTCACCCAGCACCTAGGCTGGCGCAGCGTCTTTGGCGCTTCAGCGCTCTTGGCTCTGGGCGGTTGGGCTCTGGCCCGTCCCTGGGGGAGGGAAAAGAGCCCGCGGGAAGGCGTGGCTCAGCCCGCCAGCCTCTGGCTTTTTGCCGCAGGCGTTTCCCTGGTCCTGGGTGGCCTGGCCATGACCCGCGTTCAGGGGCGCTTTGCCGCCCTGGCCGCACTGGGAGCCATTGCCGTTGTCCTTTCCTTCCGGGGTTCCTCGAACTTACCCCTGGAGCCAGCCCTTTTTCGCAACACCGCCTTTACCTTTTCCAACCTGGCGGCGTTGATCCATTACGCCGCTACCTTTTCGGTTTCGCTGTTCCTGGCCCTTTACCTGCAGGTGGTGGGCGGGCTTTCCCCCAAGGCCACCGGCTTTCTCCTCCTCGCCCAGCCGCTGCTCATGGCGCTGCTTTCCCCCGTGGCCGGCAGCGTCTCGGATCGGTGGGAGCCGCGGTGGGTGGCCTCCGCCGGCATGGCCCTCACCGCCGGGGGTTTGCTGGTGTTGAGCTCTGCCCAACTCCGGGTTTCGCTTTTCCAGGTAATCTCGGGGCTTGCGCTTTTAGGCATTGGCTTTGCGCTGTTTTCATCCCCCAACACCCATGCGGTGATGGGCCAGGCTCCAACCAAGTTGCTTTCGGCGGCTTCCGCCACCCTGGCGCTCATGAGGCTCACCGGCCAGGCCGGAAGCCTGGTTCTGGCCAGCTTCTTCCTCCCCGCGAGCAGCCTCGATACGCAAGCCGGAAAGCTTTTGGTGCCCGGGATGCAGGCCAACCTCTGGGTGGCGTCGCTGCTTTGTCTTGTGGGCATGGTTTTTTCTTTAGCAAGGGGCAACGTGCATGGTTAA